The DNA window CGACCTTGCGGCTGGTCGTGCGCAGCCGTTGCGAGAGTTGCAGGCCGATACTGTAGAGGAACTCCTTGGCGACATCCTTGAGCTCGTCGCTCAGTAAGCGATCAAGACGTTGATAGGTAATTTCGGCGACCTTGCATTTCGTGCGGGTGCGAATGATCACGCTCCGGGTATTCTGCGGAACGAACAAGCCCATCTCGCCGATGAATTCGCCCTTGTTGATGTAGGCCAGCAATAATTCGCGACGTTCTTCCTCGTCGTCGATCATGGCCGCGACCGAACCCTCGATGAGGTAGTACAGGGTTTCCGCCGCCTGTCCCTGACGGATGAAATCGACATTTTTCTCGTAGGTTTTGGTGTGGCATTGCGCCAGAAATGGCTCCAGCCAGCGAGGGGGTTCCTGCAGCGGTTTCAGTATGCTCATAGAGTGGTCTGTTCAAGGGCTGGGGTTGCTTCCGATTCTAGGCATGCCGACGAGCCTTGTCGAACTATGCTAGCCTCCCGACACTGAAAAACCGGAGTCTTTCAAGGTCCGGCCGGCGGACCGAATGCATCGATTAGGGGGGAGTATGAAGGCGCGGGTGAAGTGGATCGAGGGTGTCGCCATGTTGGGCGAGTCGGGTTCGGGGCACGGCATTGTCATGGATGGGGCGCCCGAATCGGGCGGACGCAATCTCGGCGCCAGACCCATGGAAATGCTGCTCATCGGCATGGGCGGCTGTACTCAGTTCGATGTCCTGACGATCCTGCGCAAGGCGCGCCAGGCGGTGACCGACTGCGTGGTGGAACTGGAGGCGGAGCGTTCCGCGACAGACCCGAAAGTCTTTACGAACATTCACGCGCATTTCATCGTGACCGGCCGCGACCTGGACCCCAGGCGGGTCGAAAAGGCCATTGGTTTAAGCGCGGAAAAATACTGCTCGGCATCCATCATGCTTGGCGCCACGGCAACCATTACCCATGACTTCGAGATCCGCGACGCCTGAGCCACGAACCGCGAGAGCGCCAGACAACTGGCGGTCGATCGCTATCAACGCCTCGTTTGCCAACAAAATAGTCCGCCGACATGCGATATTCACTTGCATCGACCGATCCTGATCGGTAGTTTGCGCGATCCCATTTCGACCGCTCAAACCCTAAGGAGGTTTTTCCGACGATGCCCACCACTCTGAAGAAGCTGCGTTTGCATGGATTCAACAACCTGACCAAGACGCTCAGCTTCAATATATACGATGTCTGCTACGCCGATTCGACCGAGCAGCGCGAAGCCTACATCGCCTATATCGACGAGGCCTATAACGCGGCGCGTTTGACCGCGATTCTGACCGACGTGGCGGAGATCATCGGCGCGAATATCCTCAATATCGCCCATCAGGACTACGACCCCCAGGGGGCGTCGGTGACGATGCTGATCTCCGAGGAAGGCATCGTCGCGGAAAACCTGTCCAACACGGCCACGCCGGGGCCGCTGCCGGACGCCGTGGTGGCGCATCTGGACAAGAGCCATATCACCGTCCACACCTATCCGGAAACCAATCCGCAGACCGGGATCAGCACCTTTCGCGCCGATATCGATGTCTCGACCTGCGGGCGGATTTCGCCGCTGCGGGCGCTGAATTATCTGATTCACGCACTGG is part of the Thiocystis violascens DSM 198 genome and encodes:
- the speD gene encoding adenosylmethionine decarboxylase, with product MPTTLKKLRLHGFNNLTKTLSFNIYDVCYADSTEQREAYIAYIDEAYNAARLTAILTDVAEIIGANILNIAHQDYDPQGASVTMLISEEGIVAENLSNTATPGPLPDAVVAHLDKSHITVHTYPETNPQTGISTFRADIDVSTCGRISPLRALNYLIHALESDIVIMDYRVRGFTRDVTGRKHFIDHNISSIQNYLSSNTKKRYQMVDVNVYQENLFHTKMVIKHFKLDDYLFCVEAKELSPQEHQRIQKLLRRELSEIFNGRNLGRNLEFMS
- the crp gene encoding cAMP-activated global transcriptional regulator CRP codes for the protein MSILKPLQEPPRWLEPFLAQCHTKTYEKNVDFIRQGQAAETLYYLIEGSVAAMIDDEEERRELLLAYINKGEFIGEMGLFVPQNTRSVIIRTRTKCKVAEITYQRLDRLLSDELKDVAKEFLYSIGLQLSQRLRTTSRKVGHLAFLDVTGRIAGTLLDLCKQPDAMTHPDGMQIRVTRQELGRIVGCSREMAGRVIKALEEQGLVSVKGKTIVVFGTR
- a CDS encoding OsmC family protein; translation: MKARVKWIEGVAMLGESGSGHGIVMDGAPESGGRNLGARPMEMLLIGMGGCTQFDVLTILRKARQAVTDCVVELEAERSATDPKVFTNIHAHFIVTGRDLDPRRVEKAIGLSAEKYCSASIMLGATATITHDFEIRDA